One Phragmites australis chromosome 23, lpPhrAust1.1, whole genome shotgun sequence DNA window includes the following coding sequences:
- the LOC133906157 gene encoding GEM-like protein 5, whose translation MEGKDSKQDTAAAAPDGAPQPAPFPAAAPAEEARWGTRQMGPPAAPGAHPENKEAAQWTAARGDQELPPYIIMGEVPVAPPQRHRQQKGDSPMEHILDFFNTWSRKAEELASNIWLNLKTAPSISDAAMGKLSLGAKALTEGGFDKLYKQTFSPNPEEHLKKTFACYLSTATGPVAGTLYLTDMNVAFCSDRPLSFTAPSGQIAWSYYKVMIPLNKIATVEPVTMKENPPEKYVHIVTVDSHDFWLMGFVSYDKAVHNLVEAVSQTQQGTPYNAAGSE comes from the exons ATGGAGGGCAAGGACAGCAAGCAggacaccgccgccgccgcaccggaCGGGGCGCCGCAGCCTGCGCCGTTTCCCGCGGCGGCACCAGCCGAGGAGGCGCGGTGGGGCACGCGGCAGATGGGCCCACCGGCGGCCCCCGGGGCGCACCCGGAGAACAAAGAGGCGGCGCAGTGGACGGCGGCTCGCGGGGACCAGGAGCTGCCGCCGTACATCATCATGGGGGAGGTGCCCGTGGCACCGCCGCAGCGGCATAGGCAGCAGAAGGGGGACAGCCCGATGGAGCACATCCTCGACTTCTTCAACACCTGGAGCCGGAAGGCCGAGGAGCTCGCCTCCAACATCTGGCTCAACC TGAAGACGGCGCCTTCGATCTCTGACGCTGCGATGGGGAAGCTCAGCCTTGGCGCAAAGGCCCTGACGGAGGGCGGCTTCGACAAGCTGTACAAGCAGACTTTCTCCCCCAACCCTGAGGAGCACCTGAAGAAGACCTTCGCATGTTACCTGTCAACGGCAACAGGCCCTGTTGCTGGCACGCTCTACCTGACGGATATGAACGTAGCATTCTGTAGTGACCGCCCGCTCTCATTCACGGCGCCGTCTGGTCAGATTGCTTGGAGCTACTACAAG GTGATGATCCCCTTGAACAAAATCGCGACGGTGGAGCCAGTGACGATGAAGGAGAATCCGCCGGAGAAATACGTCCACATCGTCACGGTGGATTCCCATGACTTCTGGTTAATGGGCTTCGTCAGCTACGACAAGGCCGTGCACAATCTCGTCGAGGCGGTCTCCCAGACCCAGCAAGGCACCCCCTATAATGCAGCCGGTAGCGAGTGA